From one Anabas testudineus chromosome 18, fAnaTes1.2, whole genome shotgun sequence genomic stretch:
- the LOC113168356 gene encoding deoxyribonuclease-2-alpha-like, whose protein sequence is MFEPECEFIAYNDQPPYGSSGSGCGHSKGVVLVDKDTVVWLLHSTPKFPKTMKNNKFFSVTGKTFAQTFICVTFPRSQLNKIETHLRHIRAHIFDSNMDKFSAVNFREVWTSNIMLNKQTVLYQDLTSMDGENFKCFFKKISKEPEDGDLYVTIANTLETNLYVQTWGRQKHKSDSNCSARRYCLYNVQSIKSALLGNWNCGSDHSKWCVSENKDWTCIADSNRGERQFERPGGALGDGKQLCFNWKGSFQKKNELLQVLSETPIQSVRT, encoded by the exons ATGTTTGAACCAGAATGTGAATTCATTGCCTACAATGATCAACCACCATATGGCAGTTCAGGGAGTGGATGTGGACACAGCAAAG GGGTTGTACTGGTGGATAAAGATACTGTGGTCTGGCTCCTACACAGTACACCCAAGTTTcctaaaacaatgaaaaataataaattctttTCTGTCACTGGAAAAACATTTGCTCAGACATTTATCTGTGTAACATTCCCCAGGAGCCAGTTAAACAAAATAG AAACACACCTTCGACATATCAGAGCTCACATTTTTGACTCAAACATGGACAAATTTTCTGCAGTGAATTTTCGTGAAGTTTGGACATCAAATATAAtgctaaataaacaaacagtacTTTACCAGGACCTGACATCAATGGATGGtgaaaactttaaatgttttttcaagaAAATCTCAAAGGAGCCAGAAG ATGGAGATCTTTATGTTACTATTGCAAACACACTGGAGACTAATTTGTATGTCCAGACCTGGGGtagacagaaacataaaagtGATTCAAACTGCTCAGCCAGACGATACTGTTTGTATAATGTTCAATCAATAAAATCTGCACTGTTGGGTAATTGGAACTGTGGATCAGATCACTCCAAgtggtgtgtgtctgaaaaTAAAGACTGGACTTGTATTGCTGATTCAAATAGAGGAGAAAGACAGTTTGAAAGGCCTGGGGGAGCACT CGGTGATGGCAAACAACTGTGCTTCAACTGGAAGGGTTCCTTTCAGAAAAAGAATGAACTTCTTCAGGTACTCTCTGAAACCCCCATACAGTCTGTGAGGACATGA
- the LOC113168115 gene encoding endonuclease domain-containing 1 protein-like, which translates to MMTPLKMWCLLPLAVLLLSITPTETKVVNEMSECEGFLLDETPPQVTGILENSRILNQNRYKIICQKFDNNKRFVTLYDTTNKIPVFSAYKYRGAEAGGRPSTPWKIEPQLEGPGGGEYMTESRKDVYQHQASDNDYKNQDVYDRGHLFPSSYGFDKSDKVSTFTLTNVVPQVKSFNQGSWSRMEQELKKTMDDLCYNNNDKVEAYVVTGAQPSQGNKLKNRVNVPSMLWTALCCYSNKNKKWIAEAYLRDNVADKAKDERVDKKTLQELYDKLNKKLVVFPGSKCPLNEEVSDVCISRPEQPKSWFRQVLSFPSRAVSWLYCTVRGWVG; encoded by the exons atgatgactcCTCTGAAGATGTGGTGTCTCCTGCCCCTCGCTGTCCTCCTGCTGTCCATCACTCCTACAGAGACTAAAGTGGTGAACGAGATGTCAGAATGTGAAGGTTTTCTTCTTGATGAAACTCCTCCACAGGTTACAGGCATCCTGGAGAACAGTAGAATCCTGAACCAGAACCGATACAAAATCATCTGCCAGAAATTTGACAACAATAAAAGATTTGTGACGCTCTATGACACCACTAACAAGATCCCAGTGTTCTCTGCTTACAAGTACAGAGGAGCAGAAGCAGGGGGAAGACCCTCCACCCCATGGAAAATAGAGCCACAG CTTGAGGGCCCAGGGGGTGGCGAATACATGACGGAAAGTAGAAAAGATGTGTACCAGCACCAGGCCAGTGACAATGATTATAAGAATCAAGATGTCTATGATAGAGgtcatttatttccatcttctTACGGATTTGATAAAAGTGATAAAGTCTCAacattcacactgacaaacGTTGTTCCACAAGTTAAATCGTTCAATCAGGGCAGCTGGAGCCGCATGGAGCAAGAGTTGAAGAAAACAATGGACGACCTCTgctacaataataatgataaagtcGAAGCCTACGTAGTGACTGGAGCACAGCCAAGCCAAGGCAATAAACTCAAAAACAGAGTAAATGTACCTTCAATGCTCTGGACAGCTTTATGCTGttacagtaacaaaaacaaaaagtggatTGCAGAAGCATACTTAAGAGACAACGTTGCAGACAAAGCTAAAGATGAGCGTGTAGATAAAAAGACACTACAAGAACTCTAtgataaactgaacaaaaagcTTGTGGTATTTCCTGGATCAAAGTGTCCTTTAAATGAAGAAGTCTCTGATGTCTGCATTAGCCGACCTGAACAGCCAAAGTCCTGGTTCAGACAGGTGCTGAGTTTTCCCTCCAGAGCCGTCAGCTGGCTTTACTGTACAGTCAGAGGATGGGTTGGTTAG